The window CGGGCGCGGTCGTGCGCCGAAATGCCCGTGGTGACGCCCTCGGCCGCCTCGATGGACAGGGTGAATGCCGTGCCGTGGGGCGTCTTGTTGTCGCGCACCATCAGCGGCAGGTCGAGCTGCCGGCAGCGCCCCTCGGTCAATGTCAGGCAGATCAGGCCGCGGCCGAACCTCGCCATGAAATTGATGGCCTCGGGCGTGCAGTGCTCGGCGGCCATGACGAGGTCGCCCTCGTTCTCGCGGTCTTCCTCGTCGACGAGGATGACCATCCGGCCGGCGCGCATGTCGGCGACGATGTCTTGTACGGAACTGGTGCTCATGGGGGCGATCTCTGGGTTGGGACGGGCATTTTACGCCCGCGCGTCGGGGTTCAGCATCCGCTCGACGTATCGGGCGATCAAATCGACTTCCAGGTTGACCCGGCCGCCCGGCTTGCAGTGCTTGAGCGTCGTCGCCTCGACCGTGTGCGGGATCAGGTTGATCGAGAAGCTGCGTCCCTTGACCTTGTTGGTGGTCAGCGAGACGCCGTCGACGGTGATTGAGCCCTTGCGGGCGATGTACTTCGCAAGCGCTTTCGGCGCCTTGATCACCAGCTCGTGCGATTCGCCGATCTTATCGAACTTCACCACCTCGCCCACGCCGTCGACGTGGCCGGAAACGAGGTGGCCGCCGATGAAGTCCGACAGCCGCATGGCCTTTTCGAGATTCACCTCGCCGCCCTCCGCGTCGAGGCCGACGGTGCAGTCCAGCGTCTCCTTCGACACATCGACCTGCCACGAATTTTTCTTCTTCGCGACGACGGTGAGGCAGACGCCGGAATGGGCGATGGAAT is drawn from Candidatus Nitricoxidivorans perseverans and contains these coding sequences:
- a CDS encoding riboflavin synthase, giving the protein MFTGIVAATGKITHLQPLEKGVRLTVESPGFKLSDVAIGDSIAHSGVCLTVVAKKKNSWQVDVSKETLDCTVGLDAEGGEVNLEKAMRLSDFIGGHLVSGHVDGVGEVVKFDKIGESHELVIKAPKALAKYIARKGSITVDGVSLTTNKVKGRSFSINLIPHTVEATTLKHCKPGGRVNLEVDLIARYVERMLNPDARA